Proteins from a single region of Deltaproteobacteria bacterium RIFCSPHIGHO2_02_FULL_44_16:
- a CDS encoding peptide ABC transporter ATP-binding protein codes for MTDPILSVRDLKTYFYTREGVVKAVDGVTFDLLPGQTLGIVGESGSGKSITNLSMLKLIPQPPGKIVSGEVFFEGRDLLKLPENEICKIRGNHISMIFQDPMTSLNPFLKISRQLTEVLEHHKHLSKTEALKKAVEMLDIVGIPSAKSRVHDYPHQFSGGMRQRVMIAMSLLCQPQILIADEPTTALDVTIQAQILDLLKNLQKEFGMAIILVTHNLGAAASMCDHIAVMYAGRIIEYGTSDEIFGKPKHPYTLGLLRSVPRLDEARSERLATIMGHPPDLVTLPPGCPFAPRCEYVIDHCRKEYPIAMEFGEGHYSHCWRAKEVETPSVPVVRIKDHG; via the coding sequence GTGACCGACCCCATTCTTTCAGTTCGTGATTTGAAAACCTACTTTTATACTCGTGAAGGAGTGGTCAAAGCTGTTGATGGTGTTACCTTTGATCTTCTTCCGGGACAAACACTCGGCATTGTCGGAGAATCGGGTTCAGGGAAAAGTATTACGAATCTCTCCATGCTCAAACTCATTCCGCAACCACCGGGAAAAATTGTTTCCGGTGAAGTTTTTTTCGAAGGTCGAGATCTTCTCAAACTTCCCGAAAATGAAATCTGTAAAATTCGGGGCAATCATATTTCGATGATATTTCAAGATCCGATGACATCGTTAAATCCATTTCTCAAAATTTCGCGACAATTGACGGAAGTCTTAGAACACCACAAACATCTTTCCAAAACAGAGGCATTGAAGAAAGCTGTTGAAATGCTCGATATTGTCGGCATTCCAAGTGCCAAATCGCGCGTCCACGATTATCCGCATCAATTTTCAGGCGGCATGCGTCAGCGAGTGATGATCGCCATGTCCCTTCTTTGCCAACCCCAAATTCTCATTGCCGATGAACCGACAACAGCGCTTGATGTGACGATCCAGGCACAGATTTTGGATCTTCTGAAAAATCTTCAAAAAGAGTTCGGCATGGCCATTATTTTAGTCACCCATAATCTCGGAGCTGCTGCATCGATGTGTGATCACATTGCGGTGATGTATGCAGGTCGCATTATTGAATATGGAACAAGCGATGAAATCTTTGGAAAACCGAAACATCCCTATACTCTTGGACTCCTTCGCTCTGTTCCACGTCTCGATGAAGCGAGGTCCGAGAGGCTTGCGACAATTATGGGGCATCCCCCGGACTTAGTGACACTTCCGCCAGGATGTCCGTTTGCTCCGCGCTGTGAATATGTCATCGATCATTGTCGTAAGGAATATCCGATCGCCATGGAATTCGGAGAGGGTCATTATTCTCATTGCTGGCGAGCAAAAGAGGTGGAAACGCCATCAGTTCCTGTTGTGAGGATCAAAGATCATGGCTGA
- a CDS encoding peptide ABC transporter permease: MATQEQDIEELISEQALEAGTSLWKDAWYRLIRNKAALISGIYVVILLILAILTPWIAPYEFDAVNYDKIGAPPSFEHWLGADVLGRDLFTRCLYGLRISLAVGFVATIVSFFIGIIYGAVAGYCGGKLDAMMMRFVDIMYALPYIFLVIILMTLFGRNIILLFIALGAVEWLTMARIVRGQILSLKHKEFIEAAHSIGVRKRHIIFRHLIPNAMGPIIVYSTLTVPQVILAEAFLSFLGLGVQAPMASLGSLASDGAQAMELYSWLIIFPGLLLATLLFALNYLGDGLRDALDPRMKQ, encoded by the coding sequence ATGGCAACGCAAGAGCAGGACATCGAAGAATTGATAAGTGAACAAGCACTTGAAGCAGGAACGAGTCTTTGGAAAGACGCGTGGTATCGACTCATTCGTAACAAAGCCGCCCTCATCAGTGGCATCTATGTCGTCATTTTACTCATTCTCGCCATTTTGACTCCCTGGATTGCTCCGTATGAATTCGATGCGGTCAACTACGATAAAATTGGGGCACCACCCAGTTTTGAACACTGGCTTGGAGCCGATGTTCTCGGCAGAGATCTTTTCACCCGTTGTCTCTACGGCCTTCGTATCTCCCTTGCCGTCGGATTTGTCGCGACCATTGTCAGTTTCTTTATTGGAATCATCTATGGTGCTGTCGCGGGTTATTGTGGAGGAAAACTCGATGCCATGATGATGCGCTTTGTCGACATCATGTACGCGCTTCCTTATATCTTTCTCGTCATTATTTTAATGACCCTTTTTGGACGAAATATCATTCTTCTGTTTATCGCTCTTGGCGCTGTAGAATGGCTGACGATGGCACGTATCGTCCGTGGACAAATTCTTTCGCTCAAACACAAAGAATTTATCGAGGCAGCGCACTCCATCGGCGTTCGCAAACGACATATTATTTTTCGGCATCTCATCCCAAATGCGATGGGACCCATTATTGTCTATTCGACCTTGACCGTTCCGCAGGTTATTTTAGCGGAAGCATTTTTAAGTTTCTTAGGTCTCGGGGTTCAAGCTCCCATGGCTTCTCTGGGAAGCCTTGCTTCCGATGGAGCTCAAGCCATGGAACTCTATTCCTGGCTGATTATTTTCCCAGGACTTTTACTTGCAACACTTCTTTTTGCACTTAATTATCTCGGGGATGGACTTCGTGATGCACTTGACCCAAGGATGAAACAGTGA